Proteins encoded within one genomic window of Hermetia illucens chromosome 2, iHerIll2.2.curated.20191125, whole genome shotgun sequence:
- the LOC119649077 gene encoding zinc finger protein 62-like isoform X2 — protein sequence MKCGRVLISVVGGCTVVCDVCEGRFDGVESFTNHLKTSHSDYGLQSDGWGKITVKEETTCQDEIEDQVDTIDSIASGFDGYRFSGNSSSTKSIITVPQNITENAHLDEDSNKNLPNEFTVKNEVYIGDYVIQDPVCNTPSYEAIGNGDYIAQDEDEDQMEADCDNTVDSNCLSDDSPMVSSEHSLDPKQTSEVHSSEVAKSKAVKELEAGQAKCRFCHNQFENPTKCYLHEKTHIKEGLNSSKAEDKESQSLVQVHELGAGSETNSARLEDANKNEKTTFGESGTEKGDNAELLGKPSTELGLEPEFDEERNFCIICNRQMTSKAAFTFHKMRHISESRRLKLRNGWKIIKQPGRIVVSENPKFDNDKRFCITCSRGFASEISFRAHKQAHRRLIRKRQGDLPKSAVPCEFCTRKYTSKAFLRLHVVPYHGDKIPKIFQDDPTYLNCRFCHSQFEKPTERYLHEKKHGKEQKPFRCSLCPSTFSTDWKRKKHELHLHKLKRKTLEMELERVKMVFSENPDFDHAKNFCITCNHKFTSKGKFKYHKQQHKMQILKKQGLTKFEPTLSCELCSERYRSSFALRQHVVMRHGDMIPNSLKDDPSYLRCRFCRKQFEKPTERYEHEKKHGKEQKPFPCSLCPNTFSTDWKRNKHELRLHKLKAKTLELERVKMVFSENPEFDNAKHFCITCNHKFSSKGKLKYHKHQHNMEILKKRGLTMFEPTLPCELCSERYRSSFALRRHVVMRHGDMIPNSFKDDPSYLRCRFCQKQFEKPTERYEHEKNHATEPKSYRCSLCPKSFSTTFKRKNHERQWHTLSNDDKKTELQTKTLERERVKMVFSENPEFDNAKNFCITCNHKFSSKSKFKYHEHQHNQQILEKRGLTMAEPTLSCELCFGQFRTSFALRQHVVVHHGDMIPNSLKDDPSYLRCRFCHKQFERPTERYEHEKKHGKEQKPFRCSLCPNTFSTGWKRKKHELRLHKLKANTLELERVQMVFSENPVFDHAKHFCITCNHKFSSKGKFKYHKRQHNMQIKKRGLTMFDPKLSCELCSERFRTSFALRQHVVMRHGDMIPNSLKDDPSYLKCRFCHKQFVKPTERYEHEKKHGKEPKSYRCSLCPKSFNANASRKYHERQSHKLSNDVKKTELKAKTLELEQVKMVFSENPEFDNAKNFCITCNHKFPSKSKFKYHEHQHNQQILEKRGLTMAEPTLSCELCFGQFRTSFALRQHVVVHHGDMIPNSLKDDPSYLRCRFCHKQFERPTERYQHEKIHATEEKPYKCRLCPKSFKRPSHFKNHESTHR from the exons TTGATACAATAGACAGCATCGCATCAGGATTCGATGGTTACAGATTTTCGGGAAATTCTAGTTCAACAAAGTCCATCATCACTGTTCCTCAAAATATTACAGAGAACGCCCATTTGGATGAGGACAGTAACAAGAATCTTCCGAACGAATTTACAGTGAAGAATGAAGTGTATATTGGGGACTACGTAATCCAAGATCCAG TATGCAATACGCCAAGCTATGAAGCAATCGGGAATGGTGACTACATCGCTCAGGATGAGGATGAGGATCAAATGGAAGCAGATTGTGACAATACGGTCGATTCTAATTGTCTTTCTGACGATTCTCCAATGGTAAGCAGCGAGCATAGTTTGGATCCAAAGCAAACTTCTGAAGTTCATAGTTCAGAAGTTGCAAAATCGAAGGCGGTAAAGGAATTGGAAGCAGGACAAGCGAAGTGTCGATTTTGCCATAATCAATTTGAAAACCCAACAAAGTGTTATTTGCACGAAAAAACTCACATTAAGGAGGGCCTTAATAGTTCAAAAGCCGAAGATAAGGAATCACAATCACTTGTGCAAGTTCATGAACTAGGCGCAGGCTCCGAAACGAATAGTGCTCGGTTAGAGGACGctaataaaaatgagaaaacaACTTTTGGTGAAAGCGGAACAGAGAAAGGAGATAACGCAGAACTGTTAGGCAAACCCTCAACCGAACTTGGTTTGGAGCCTGAGTTCGACGAAGAAAGAAATTTTTGTATCATATGCAATCGTCAAATGACCTCAAAAGCGGCGTTCACATTTCATAAAATGCGTCATATATCTGAAAGCCGTAGATTGAAGCTCCGTAATGGATGGAAAATTATAAAGCAACCCGGAAGAattgtagtttctgaaaatccaAAATTTGACAATGATAAACGGTTTTGTATTACATGCAGTCGAGGATTTGCCTCGGAAATAAGCTTTAGGGCTCATAAACAAGCACATAGAAGGCTGATTCGTAAAAGACAAGGCGATTTACCCAAATCGGCGGTTCCATGCGAATTTTGTACTAGAAAATACACGTCAAAAGCTTTTTTAAGGCTACACGTTGTACCATATCATGGCGATAAAATTCCAAAGATCTTCCAAGACGATCCAACATACCTTAACTGCCGATTTTGTCATAGCCAATTTGAAAAACCAACAGAGCGTTACTTACACGAGAAAAAACACGGTAAAGAACAAAAGCCGTTTCGATGTTCGTTATGTCCGAGTACTTTCTCTACGGACTGGAAACGTAAGAAGCACGAATTGCATTTGCATAAATTGAAGAGAAAGACGCTAGAAATGgaactggagcgagtgaaaatGGTGTTTTCTGAAAATCCTGATTTCGATCATGCAAAAAACTTTTGTATCACTTGCAATCATAAATTCACCTCAAAAGGTAAATTCAAGTATCATAAACAGCAACACAAAATGCAGATTCTTAAAAAACAAGGCCTTACAAAGTTTGAACCAACATTGTCTTGTGAATTATGTTCTGAACGATATAGATCAAGTTTTGCCTTAAGGCAGCATGTTGTAATGCGTCACGGAGATATGATTCCGAATTCCCTCAAAGACGACCCATCTTATCTTAGATGTCGATTTTGTCGGAAACAATTCGAAAAGCCAACAGAACGATATGAACACGAGAAAAAACACGGTAAAGAACAAAAGCCGTTTCCATGTTCGTTATGTCCGAATACTTTCTCTACGGACTGGAAACGTAATAAGCACGAATTGCGTTTGCATAAATTGAAAGCGAAGACGCTAgaactggagcgagtgaaaatGGTGTTTTCTGAAAATCCTGAATTCGACAATGCAAAACACTTTTGTATCACTTGCAATCATAAATTCTCCTCAAAAGGTAAATTGAAGTATCATAAACACCAACACAATATGGAGATTCTTAAAAAACGAGGCCTTACAATGTTTGAACCAACATTGCCTTGTGAATTATGTTCTGAACGATATAGATCAAGTTTTGCCTTAAGGCGGCATGTTGTAATGCGTCACGGAGATATGATCCCAAATTCTTTCAAAGACGATCCATCTTATCTTAGATGTCGATTTTGTCAGAAACAATTCGAAAAGCCAACAGAACGTTACGAACACGAGAAAAACCACGCTACAGAACCAAAGTCGTATCGATGTTCGTTATGTCCGAAATCTTTCAGTACGACCTTTAAACGTAAGAATCACGAAAGGCAATGGCATACGCTATCTAATGATGACAAAAAGACGGAATTGCAGACGAAGACGCTAGAAAGAGAGCGAGTGAAAATGGTGTTTTCTGAAAATCCTGAATTCGACAATGCAAAAAACTTTTGTATCACCTGCAATCATAAATTCTCCTCAAAAAGTAAATTCAAGTATCATGAACACCAACACAATCAGCAGATTCTTGAAAAACGAGGCCTTACAATGGCTGAACCGACATTGTCTTGTGAATTATGTTTTGGACAATTTAGAACAAGTTTTGCCTTAAGACAGCATGTTGTAGTACACCACGGAGATATGATCCCAAATTCCCTCAAAGACGACCCATCTTATCTTAGATGTCGATTTTGTCATAAACAATTTGAAAGGCCAACAGAACGTTATGAACACGAGAAAAAACACGGTAAAGAACAAAAGCCGTTTCGATGTTCGTTATGTCCGAATACTTTCTCTACGGGCTGGAAACGTAAGAAGCACGAATTGCGTTTGCATAAATTGAAAGCGAATACGCTAGAACTGGAGCGAGTGCAAATGGTGTTTTCTGAAAATCCTGTTTTCGATCATGCAAAACACTTTTGTATCACTTGCAATCATAAATTCTCCTCAAAAGGTAAATTCAAATATCATAAACGCCAACACAATATGCAGATTAAAAAACGAGGCCTTACAATGTTTGACCCAAAATTGTCTTGTGAATTATGTTCTGAACGATTTAGAACAAGTTTTGCCTTAAGGCAGCATGTTGTAATGCGTCACGGAGATATGATCCCAAATTCCCTCAAAGACGATCCATCTTATCTTAAATGTCGATTTTGTCATAAACAATTTGTAAAGCCAACAGAACGTTATGAACACGAGAAAAAACACGGTAAAGAACCAAAGTCGTATCGATGTTCGTTATGTCCGAAATCTTTTAATGCGAACGCTAGCCGTAAGTATCACGAAAGGCAATCGCATAAGCTATCTAATGATGTCAAAAAGACGGAATTGAAAGCAAAGACGCTAGAACTAGAGCAAGTGAAAATGGTGTTTTCTGAAAATCCTGAATTCGACAATGCAAAAAACTTTTGTATCACCTGCAATCATAAATTCCCCTCAAAAAGTAAATTCAAGTATCATGAACACCAACACAATCAGCAGATTCTTGAAAAACGAGGCCTTACAATGGCTGAACCAACATTGTCTTGTGAATTATGTTTTGGACAATTTAGAACAAGTTTTGCCTTAAGGCAGCATGTTGTAGTACACCACGGAGATATGATCCCAAATTCTCTCAAAGACGATCCATCTTATCTTAGATGTCGATTTTGTCATAAACAATTTGAAAGGCCAACAGAACGTTATCAACACGAGAAAATCCACGCTACAGAAGAAAAGCCATATAAATGCCGACTGTGTCCGAAATCTTTTAAAAGGCCATCGCATTTCAAAAACCATGAATCAACTCATAGATAA